TATGGTTTGGACAAGGAAAAGGTTGAGGGCATCGTCAACGCCACCGCGCGCAGGGTCTTCGAGGGATACGGAGCTAGGTTAGAGATCGAGAACCTAGAATTCAAGGACTCGTCGCACCAATGCGAGGACGAGCACGACCACGAACATGATCACTGATGTGCACGCCCTCAGACTTTCACGCCCTTCTTCTTCGACCTGGTCTGCTTCTTGTCAGTTCCTTTGATCTTCTTCTTGGTCTTGGCGACCTTGGTCTTCCCCTTGGCGGCTACTTTAGGCTTTTTCTCTTCTTGCTTGGCCTTGGTCGCCTTTTTCTCCCTTTTGGGGCACTCCATGTTGACGCAGAAGCGCCAAGGACGCCCACGGTGGGAGGTCATCATCATCGGCGCGCCGCAGGCTTCGCATTTCTCCCCAGTGAACTTGATCTGGCCAAACTGAGGCAAGGGGTAGGTGCGAGTGCATTTGGGATAGGCCGAGCATCCGAGGAACCGTTTGCCCGCCCGAGAGTATAGCAATCTTAGGTTCGAGCCGCATTGGGGGCAAACACCCATCGCAGTGGATTGCTTGTTGCTCTCGCAATCCATGTTCAAACATTGATTGATCGGAGGGGTGCCCCGGCGGATCACCTTCACGGTCGGCGTCTTGCAGACCTCGCACAACTGTCCCGTGGGCTCTACCTTCGCTCCCTTCGGCTTGGGGTAGGCCTGCTTGCAGTCTGGATAGTTGGAACAGGCGATGAACTCACCCTTGCGGGAGCGCTTGACCCTCAGTTCGCCGCCGCAGGCTGGGCAGACGCCGATGTAGCTCTGTTCCAACAATGCTCCTCTGATCTCGTCACCGATCTGCTGCCGATGCTTGTCCATGACATCGAGGACGTCCGAGAGCATGTCCTGGGATTCCTTCACCACCTCGGCAAGGAAGGCCTTTCCGGAAGCGATCTCTTCCATGTCTTGCTCCAGGTGGGCCGTCATCTTGCTATCCGTGATGGTCCTGGCATGTTTCTCTAGAGCATTGGCCACGGCGATGCCGCTCAATGTAGGCACCAGGTCGTTTCCGATGGCATACTTGCGGTCGTAGAGCTTCTGCACTATCTCGTGGCGCGTGGACTTGGTCCCTAGGCCGAGCTTCTCCATCTCTTGGATCAAGGTGCCCTGAGTGTAGCGCCTGGGAGGCTGCGTTTCCAACCTCGATCCATCCACTCCAAGAACCTCGACCTTGTCCCCCGTCTGCATGAGAGGCAGCTCGATCTCAGTCACGCGGGCGTAGGGGTAGAAGCTCCTCCAACCGGGACTGAGCACCTTGTACCCCTTGGCCTGGAAAGGTTGCTCGATGACCATGATGGTGGCAAGGCGGTGCTCCGCCCTGCAGCTCGGAGCGACCGTGGCCAAGAAGCGACGCACGATCAGCTCATACAGACGCCACTTCTCTCCCTTCAGGTCCTTCTTGGTGGCACCTTCCGTTGGGTATATTGGCGGGTGGTCGGTCGTCTCCACCTTGCCTTTCGATGGACGGATGCTCTCTTGGGCCAGGACCTCCTCTGCCTCCGCCTTGAAATCCGACTCTCTGAGCTTCTCCAGGACCGTCAGAAGGTTGAGCGACCTCGGATAGACAGTGTTGTCCGTCCTGGGATATGAGATGTAGCCGGCAATGTAGAGGTCCTCGGCTATCTTCATGGCCAAGCTGGCGGACATTCCCATCCGGACCGCCTCCGCCAACATGGTGGTGGTGTTGAAAGGGGCCGGAGGGTATTCGTCCCGCACCGTGCTCTCGAATTCCTTGACCTCGCCCTCCTTGGCCACGGAGCAATCACTGAGAACCCTGCTAGCCGCCTCTTCGCTCCAGAATGGGTTGGACTGGTGGCTGGCGGTGAACTCCGAGCCCTTTCTCATCTTGGAGGTCACGTTCCAGTAGGGCTTGGGCACGAAACTGACGATCTCGTTGTGCCGGTCCACGATGAGCGAAAGGGTGGGGCTCTGCACCCGCCCCACGGACAGGAAGTTGCTGCCCACCTGACCGGAGGTGATGGATATGAACCTGGTCAGGGCGGCGCCCCAAGCCAGGTCGATGATCTGCCGACATTCCGCCGCCTCGGCCAGCCTCTCATCCGGTTCGGTGAGGTTGGCGAAGGCCGCATCGATCTCCCCCCTGGTGAGGGCACTGAATCTGGAACGCTTAATCTTGGAGAGGTCGACATCCAAGAACTCGACCGTCTCCAATCCGATGAGTTCCCCCTCTCGGTCGAAGTCGGTGGCGATGATGACCTGATCGCACTCCTTTGAAAGGGTCTGGAGCGCGCTCACGATGTTGCGTGCCGTGACCCTTTTCTCTGGAGTGGCGTAGACAAGCTCCTTGGGCGGGATCCTCTCCCAGTTGTTCATTTCGTGAGGGTAGTCGAGCTCCAGGACGTGACCTCGGAGGCCGACCACGGAATATTGGTCGTCCCCCAAGGAGAAATCGAAGACCTGCACTCCGTTCAACCGAGTGGACCTCGTCGCACCTCGAGAAAGGATGTAAGCGATGCGCGCTGCCGCGTTACCCTTTTCGGAGATGACCAGCTTTCTCATTGCTCATCGTCCAAGAAGAACGAACTATAAATAATTAGGCTCTGGGTCGGTCTGGCTCCCCGTTCCATCGGTCAAAGCCAGGATGCTAGTGCTCCTGCCCTTCCGCTTCTTCGAGAACCCCTTCTGCCATGATCACGGGATTCCCATGTAGCACCCCTTTGACGGCGCCTAGCTCGTCCGCGAGGGCCTGCAAGTGCCCCACAGTTCCCTTGACCACCAGCACCTCCAGGCAGCGGTCCAGGTCCAGGTGCACATGGATGGAAGAGGAGATGACCTGATGGTGCTGATGCTGGATGTCCATCAATCTCTCGCGCACCCCTCCCCTGTGATGCTCGTAGACCAAGGTAATCGTCCCCACTCCAGGACATTCTGGGTCCTTGATCTTCTCCTTTGTCAGGGCTTCTCGGATGAGGTCCCGAATGGCCTCGGATCGCGCCTCATAACCCATATTCTCGATAAGGGCGTCGAAGCTCTTCAGGAGTTCCGGTTCCAGAGAGACTCCGATGCGGGTGACGTTGTCCATCTGAAACTATCTGAAGCGTTACGCGGAGAAAAACATTCTCATCCGGTCTCTTGCCAAGCTCCCACCCGCTGGAGGAACGTCCCTCGGTCGAAAAGGCAGCGCAGCCCGAACCCGGCCCGCCGGATAGTACTATAGGTAGGTATGCCCTCGCCATCCAATCGTCTCATGAACGGTAGGGGAAAGCTGCCACCCACGCAGCAGACGGTCATGGGTTTCTTCCCTTGTCTGGCCCACTTGACGATGATATCCGCCAGAGCGAAGGTCATCCCCGGAGGCTCGAACTGCAGGAACAGAAGAATGCCGTCCACGCCTACATCCTCGTTCACGATCTCCAGGACGTGGTCGAACATCAGGTCCGTCACAGCCCCGGTCAGGTCGACGGGGTTTTCCACGGAAGCGAAGTAGGGGCTGATGCGCCGAATGCGTTCCCTGGTCTCCTCGCTCAGCTCCGCCATGTGCATGCCGAAACCGATGCTCTCCGAAGCGACGTAGTCGGTGGCGATCACCCCGAAGCCTCCCGCGCTCCCCACGACGGCCACCCGGTCTCCGCCCATGGGCTTCAGATACGCCAAGGCCTTGGATGCATCCAGCATCTCCACCTCGTCCTTCGCTCTGATCACTCCGCACTGCCTGAGCACCCCACCGATCAAAGCGTCCGAGCCGGATGCCAATGCCCCGGTGTGCGAGAGCGCGGCCCTCGCGCCCCGCGGCGTGGTGCCCACCTTCGCTGCCACGATAGGTTTCTTGATGGCGACAGAGCGGGCCAGCTTTATGAACTCCCTTCCATCTTCGAAGGACTCGAGATACAAGGCGATGCATTTCGTCCCTTCATCATTGCCAAGATGACGAAGGAGGTCGTTCTCCATCAGGTCAGCTTTATTGCCCAAGCCTACGCAGGCCCGGATGCTGACCCCTTCCAGCTCCGCCCTCTCGTACACGCCGATGAGCACCGAACCGCTCTGGGACACCAGGGAGATGACACCCGGTCTGGGACGAGGGCTCCGTTCCTTAGGAATGAAGAAAGTGTCCACGCTTCCGGGCACCAACACCCCCACCGTGTTAGGACCAAGGATGCGGGTGGTCGTTCCTCTCACCTCCTCGCTCATCTGCCGTTGAATTTCCTTGCCGCTCTCCCCGATCTCCGAAAACCCTCCGGCAACGGGGATGATGAAATCGACGCCCACCGAGATGCATTCCCTGATGGCGGTGATCACGTACTTGGCTGAGATTGCCAGCACAACGATGTTCACGTGCTCCGGAACGTCCCTGATGTTGGGGAAGCATCTCAGCCCGAGTACCTCCCTCTCACCTGGATTCACCGGGAATACCTTCACCCCGCTTTCCATCAGGTTCTTGGTGATGATGTTGCCTACCTTGCCTGCCGCGTCCGAAGCACCCACGACCGCGACGGTCTGGGGGTGGAGAAGGGCGTTGAGGTCCATGGACGTCGCATCGATTGTCCTGGCGGACTTATAACACTTCAGGGACACGTGGTTGCTCGGCGCACGCTCTCCTCCTGAGGACATGGTTATGTACGCTCCGAAGCATACTTCGCACATGGGTCGGGCGGACGAACTGCTGACGGCGCTGCGCGAGGCGACCGCGGAGCTCTGCGTGGACCGACAGATGGGCGTGCTTTTCTCCGGAGGCATCGACAGCACGCTCGTGGCCGCGCTGGCCGCCGAAAGGGTCCCGGTCCGGTTGTACACTATCGGACTCCCGGGCGCACACGACCTCCAGGTGGCGGAAGAGACCGCCTCCAGGCTGGGACTGGAATGGCGATCGTTGGTGCTCCAGGACCGAGAGGTGATCGATTCTCTTTTACCCCTCTCCCGCATCATCGGAAAGATAAGTCCCTTGCCTTTGTCCTTCGAAATGCCCCTTTACCTGGTGTGCCAAAGAGGAGAGGACAAAGCGTACCTCAGCGGCCAAGGAGCCGATGAGCTGTTCGGCGGCTATATGCGATACCTGTCCTTGCCCGAAGATATGCTCAGGATCAGCATGCGGAGGGACCTAGAGGAATTGCTGGGCAATGGAGCATCGATGGAGAGATCGATAGCGCAGCGCTTCGGCCGTTCAATCGGTCATCCGTATCTCAGCCGGAAGGTGGTGGCGATAGCGAGCAACCTTCCTCTCACGGACTGCGTGCGCCAAGGTGCACGCAAGGCCATATTGCGGGACGTGGCGGCGCTGTTGGGCTTGGATTTCCTCGTGGATAGGGAGAAGAAAGCTGCGCAGTACGGGAGCGGAGTGATGAAGGTCATGAAGGCCGAGGCCCGACGACGGGGTGTATTGCTCGGAGACCTCGTGGCGGACATCAGCGCGCGTGGAGAAAGAGTTAAGGGTGAAGGCATTCTTCCCTAGACTGGATGGACTACCAGGACGCGCTCGGGTGGCTCTTTGGGCTGGAGACAATGGGCATCAAGCTCGGACTGCAGAATATCACCGAGCTCCTGCATCGAATGGGAGATCCGCAGGAGCAGTTCCGCAGCGTGCACGTCGCCGGCTCCAATGGCAAGGGTTCGGTCAGCGCCATGACCGAGTCGATTCTTCGTCATCAAGGCTTTCGAGCAGGTCTGTACACCTCACCACACCTGGTCGATTTCAGGGAACGCATCCAGATCAATGGTATGGTCATTCCGGAGACGACGCTCTGCCGCCTGGTGGAGGAGGCACGGGGGCACGTGGAGGACATGAGCCTGGTCTCCAAGGAAAGCCACCCCACTTTCTTCGAGGTGACCACCGCGCTAGCTTTCTCGCACTTCGCGGAGAATGGAGTGGAGGTGGCGGCAGTGGAGGTGGGCATGGGAGGAAGGCTGGATGCGACCAACGTCATATCTCCGGATTGCACGATCATCACTCGCATAAGCCTGGAGCACACTAAGTATCTGGGCACTAGTCTAGCCCAGATCGCTGGGGAGAAAGCGGGCATCATCAAGACTGCAGTCCCGGTCATAACTGCGGAATCATCGGAATCAGAGGCTTTTCCGGTCATCGTGGAGGTGGCCAAAGAGAAAGGATGTCCGGTACGCGTCGTCGGGCGGGACATCCAATGGCGATTGATCGACTCCTCTCTGCAAGGCACGCTCATAAGGATCGATGATCTAGGCGAGGTCAGACTGCCATTGCTTGGATCGTTCCAGGGCGTTAACGCTGCCATGGCCTACGGCGCGGCAAGGGAGTTGAACCGGCGAGGGTTGGAGATCGAGGATGATGCTATAGTGAGGGGTCTATCGAACGTCCGCTGGCCGGGGAGATTGGAGATCGTGGGCACAATGCCATACGTCATTTTCGACGTCTCACACACACCGGAGGGCGCAAGGGTGGTTGCCGAGGACATCGACAGACTATTCGGCCAGAAGGTGGTGTTGGTCCTGGGCGTGCTGGATGATAAGGACCTAGAAGGCATCGCCAGACATTTCGGTCGGATTTCAAAGTCCGCCATCGCCACCGCCCCTGCGACCCGGAGGGCATATCCGGCGGAGAGAGTGGCGGAATCCCTGCGTGGTCATGTTCCCAAGGTCGTCGTGGAGCGGTCAGTGGTGGAGGCATTGAGGAAAGGGTTGGCCAAGGCCTCTGTGGATGATGTATTGCTAGTGACTGGATCGTTGTATACCGTCGGTGAGGCCAAGGCCTGGTGGGATTTGCGTGAAGCCCGTTAGGGAGATCATGGAGGGAGTGAGAGAGGTATGCCCCGATGGCGTGTTCCCAGGTAGGGACGGCGATCAGGTCGCCGACTGGGAGGTGGACCCATTTCACGTGCTCATCTCCACCGTGCTTTCTCAGAGGACGAAGGACCAGAACACCTTCCACGCCTCCGCTCGGCTGTTCGCAGAATATGATACGTCAGCGACTCTGGCCGCGGCTCCCCTCCGGCATCTGCAGGACCTCATTCGCCCCGCTGGCTTTCCCCAGGTCAAGGCCAGGGCGATCAAGGAGATCGCTCGCATCATTGTGGAGGAGAAAGGAGGCGAGGTCCCTAGCGACCTGGAAGAGCTGGTATCCTTGCCCATGGTGGGGCGCAAGACCGCGAACTGCGTGCGCTCCTACGCCTTTCACATCCCCGCCATATGCGTGGACACCCATGTGCACAGGATCAGCAACCGCATCGGACTCGTGAGAACCAAGGACCCAGAGAGCACGGAAATGGAGCTCATGAATGTCGTTCCCAAGGAGCTATGGATAGACGTCAATTCGCTCCTGGTGCGCTTCGGACAGAAGATATGCCTGCCACGAAATCCTAGATGCGGCCTCTGTCCCCTGACGAGCTGGTGCGACTACTACGCTCAACTGCAGAAGGGAAGACCCATGATAAGGTCAGGGCGCAAGAGGCCCAGGAAATGATCAGGTGCGCATGGACTCGTCAATCTTCTTGCGCATCTCCCGTTCCATCTGCAGCTCCGCCTCCCACTGCTCCAGCGTATCAAAGGTCTCCTTGAGCTGCTTCAGGCAATCAAGGCAGAAGTAGCGTCCGCCGATGTTCTTCATCGGCTTTCTCTTATAGCCCACCATGCCACAAATCCAGCAGGAGTGCATCTCCTTGGTCATGTGCTCGACGTAGGCCTCCATCTTTCGGCCCTCGACGATGGACTCGAGGGTAGCGGCCTTCTTCGTCCGGCGCTCCCCTGCTGGCATGAGCGATTCAATCCTCCTCACGATTTAAGTAGATTGCCGTTCTCGTGATTGCTGGCTCGCGGAACCCGGTCACTGAAGAGGCGATGCAAGCCGGCAAGCGCATAAATATCCGGTCCCGAATCAGCAAGCATGCACGAGGTCTCGGTCATGGCCAGCATCATCGAGAGGGTGCTCGCCGAACTCTCCAAGCACCAGGTGGAGAAAGTGGAGGAAGTGGACCTCGTCATCGGCGAGCTCACTTTCCTGGGCGAGGAGCAGCTTCGCTTCGCCTTCGAAGTGCTCACCCGGGACAACATTCTCGCGGGGTCGCAGCTCAACATCTCTCACGAGAAAGTGGAGGTGAGCTGCACGGCCTGCGGCTATCAAGGTGGCGTGCAATACGTTGATGAGCTCGCAGACCACATGGTCATCCCCAACCTGGTGTGCCCGAAGTGCGAAGCTCAGATAGAGGTCACCAAGGGCAGGAGCTGCGGCGTGACCTCGGTGAAGGTGGTGGAGAAGTAGATGTTCCGTTTCCGTGACCAGGACACAGCCAAGAAGGTCGTCGATTCCATCGCTGATTTTGGCATCAAGGCCCGCTTCATGCACGTCTGCGGCACTCATCAAGACACTCTGGTCCGCTTCGGTTTGCAGGAGATGCTGGAGCAAGCGGGGGTGAAGATAGGACAGGGCCCGGGATGTCCGGTCTGCGTCACCACGACCAAAGAGATCGTGGAAGGCATCACCCTGGCCAAGAGCGGCATCACGGTGGCGGTGTTCGGTGACATGATGACCGTGCCCACGCCCATCGGCTCGTTGGCGGATGCCAAGGCCGAAGGCGCGGATGTGCGCGTGGTATACTCGGTCGAAGATGCGATCAAGCTGACGACCACGGCCAAGAACGTGGTCTTCATGGCCATTGGGTTTGAGACCACCAGCCCGACCACTGCCTCGATCATGTTGACCAAGTTGCCCTCTAACTTCTCCGTGCTCAGCTGCCATCGCATCTTGCCCCCGGCCTTGGACGCTCTCTTCAAGCTGGGCGAGGTGCGCATCGAAGGCCTCATCCAGCCGGGGCACGTGGCCACGATCATCGGCACGCATCCGTTCGAACGCTTTTCCCAGGAGCGCAAGATACCTCAGGTGGTGGCCGGTTTCGAGCCGCTGGATCTATTGATGGCCGTGTTCATGCTGGTCAAGCAGATCGCCGAAGGTCGGCACGAGGTGGAGAACGAGTACACCCGCGTGGTGAGGCCGGAAGGCAATCCCAAGGCCATGGCGATGCTGGAGCGCGTGTTCGAACCGGTGGACAGGGCCTGGAGGGGCTTCCCCGAGATCCCCGGAAGCGCTCTGGAACCTCGATCCGAATTCAGCGATCACAACGCCCGGGTCCTCCATTCCGAATCCATCCGCAACGCCCCGGAGGTAAAGGAGGAGATGGGAAGTTGTCGCTGCGGGGAGGTATTGCGAGGCATCATCGAATCGAACGAATGCCCGGTCTTCGGCCGCGGTTGCTCCCCACGGAGACCGATGGGTCCTTGCATGGTCAGCCGTGAGGGCAGCTGCAACATCGCCTTCCGCTATGGCCGAAAGACATAGGTTCGTCGAGTCATAGTCCTCGGCCCGCTCACCTTCCTCGGGTTAGGATGAGAACCGAGGTCGTCCCTCCCCAAAGCATTATTGAAATGACTGCCACGGGCTCCGCCATCGGGACTGTCATCGTCCCCACCAGCACGATGATCGAGACCACCGGTGCAGCAATGGTCAAAAACAGACCGACCTTCCCTATGACCTTCGACCGTCGCACTGGCCAGATGAGGGCCAGAAGGGCGATCATGAACAGGGAGAAGAAAGCCCAGCTGAATAAGGTGTGGACGCTTCCCGCCGTGACGGGGAAGAGGCCTATGCCGATGAGCGCAGCCGACGCTACCAACATCAGAGCGCAACCGATGCGCGACATCCAGTCTTTCCTCAGGGCGGTATAGAGCGCCGGAGTGAAGGCGACCATCATCGTCCCTGCCAGGACGATTCCGATGTTGAACAGGCACTTCCCCGGCCGGTCCCCGCCGAGATCGCTCAGGGTCTCCACGCCGAAGATCCAGTGGCCGTCCGCGACCACAGCGGAGGTCCAGAGGATTGCGAAGCCCACCGCTCCAAGCAGGCCGGCTAGCGCGCTTGGCAGGATCCACCACGGTTTGGACTCAGGCATATGGTCCACATCCGCATCGCAGGAATATCAATCTCGGCCTTGCTATCTAGAACAAAGGCGAAGTATTCATCTCCCCTACCACATACAGGTTCGAGCGCGACGCCCTGCGCCGCACTAGAGGGGAGATAGCATGGAGACCGGTTCGAAACCCGGATCTGCGAGTGCGGTTCAGAATGATGCAACCAGCGCAACCGCACCCGGTCCAGCGCCCGAGACCAAGGGGCAGAAAAAACCCAGTGGGGTGTGCGTCGCCCTGGTCCATGGTGGGAAACCGATCAAGCTGCAGGGGGACAGCCCCGCGGAATTCATTCCCACGATACAGGCCTCAGCTCTCGCCTGGATCAATTTTCCACTCCGAGACCTGGAGAAAGAGGGAACGGAAATCGCGGCCAAGTTGGGATTCAGCGACAACTTCGTCACCACCCTCCTGAAAGGAAGCTACTCAAATTACGAGGACAGGGAAGCAGAGCTAGGCATACTCGTCCCCGCGGTTCGCATCACCGGGCTGGAGGTGCAAAGGTTCAGCCTCATCGTGCTCATCCGCAAGAACCTCATCCTCACCATGCACAATGAGGAAGTGACGCGGTTCGTACAGTTCTCCCGCTACGCGGACGTGTTCCTGCGGAAGCTGCCCGAAAGCATGCCCGGGGAGGATAAGCTCACCAACATGCTCGTCCGCATACTGGATGAGAACAACAATCGCAATTTCGAGCAGCTGCGAGAGATAGAAGAGCAATCGGACTGGCTAAGCAAACAACTGGCAGATCCCAAGTCGCTCAGGGAACCCCTAGGCCGGAAGATCTATGAGATGAAGCACACCCTCATCGCTTACTTGAGCAACCTCTGGGCCACAGTGGACGTGCTCAACTCCCTACGGTTCGGAGATGCGGACGTGATCACCGACAACACCAAGGTGCTTTCCAAGATCACCTTGCTCATCGATGACGTCAACCGCCAGATCTCTCTTTCTGAGCATACCTCGGAAGTGCTCGCCTCTGGTCTGGAGGTGCTGCAATCCCTCTACAACAATCAGCTGCAGACGTTGAACAACCGCATGACCTTGGCGGTGACATGGCTCACCATCCTAGGCACAGCGGTGCTAGTGCCGAACACATTGGCGACTTTCGTTAGCTCCCTCGCCGGCATGGATGAGAAGATGCAGCTGTGGTACTCGCTCGTGTTGGTACTCGCCACGGTGAACTCCACCTTACTGGCCTGGTGGTGGGTGAAGAACCGCATCATACTCCCTCGTTCTGGAGCGGATACTGCCGTCCTGGCGAAGGAAGCAGACATCCGGGTCAGAAAGAAGTGAGCGCCAGGCGACCAATCCATCTGGAATGCGCCATATTCGGTAAATTCATCCAGGCTCAGTTGGAATAGCTTTTGCGTTCTGGGTCGTATGGCCCTGATGGAGGAATCGATTTGGCATCGCAGAGATTGCTGGAACGGCTGAACAAAGCCATCGCTTGGGAGATGCAGGTCAGTGTGCAGTGTATGTGGCAGCATGTGCGTCCTACGCTTCGATGGGCGAACTGGATCAATGCTCACCCCCTTTCGGTTCGAATTATCCACTAGGGCAAATCATATAGCCAAGCTCCATTATCGGTGGTTATTCAGCGTGGATCAATATGCCTCAGAGTTTCGAATCCTTGAAGATAGATGAGCGCATCATGCGCGCCATCCGGAAAGCGGGTTGGCAAGAACCCACCCCAGTGCAAGAGGTGACCATACCACTCTTGTTGCAGGGAAAGGACGTCATGGCGCAGGCGCAGACCGGTACGGGCAAGACCGCGGCTTTCGGCATCCCCATTCTCCAGTGTCTGAGAAAGGGAAAGAAGCCCAAGGCGCTAGTCCTGGCGCCCACGCGAGAACTAGCGGTCCAGGTCTCTGAGGAGCTGGGTCGGCTGGGCGAGTTCATGGGTTACCGCATTTTGGCCGTTTACGGCGGCACTTCCATCGAGAACCAGTTCGCAGAGCTGCAGAAAGGAGTGGAAGTGATCGTTGGCACGCCAGGTCGTGTGATCGACCATATGAAGCGAGGAACATTGGACCTGCGCGACCTCAACTTCCTCGTCCTGGATGAGGCCGACCGTATGTTGGACATGGGGTTCATCGACGATATCCGCTGGATCCTATCCAAGTTGCCGAAGAACCGCATGACCATGCTCTTCTCCGCCACCATACCGAGCGATGTGAGGGAGTTGGCCGCGCACTATATGCGCAATCCGGAGACGCTGATCATCAGCGAGGATGAGCTCGTTCTCCCTTCCACCGAGCAGGTGTATTTCAACGTCGGGCGGCGGAACAAGATATGGGCGCTGTGCCGGGTCCTGGACCGAGAGAAACCCAAGGCCATAATCTTCTGCTCCACCAAGCGCATGGTGGACATTCTCACTCGCGCCCTCGTCTCCTACGGTTATCCGGCGGTGGCGCTCCATGGGGATCTCACGCAGGCGAGGAGGGAGAAGGTGCTCCAGGACTTCCGCGAGAGCAAGGTTAACTTCCTGGTGGCAACGGACGTGGCCGCCCGGGGACTGGACATCGAGGGAGTCACCCACGTGATCAACTACGACGTGCCGGAGAATCCCGAGGTCTACGTGCACCGCATCGGAAGAACGGGAAGGGCGGGTAAGGAAGGCAAAGCGATCACCTTCGTTACCGCGGAGGAGCAGCACCTGCTCAGCAGCATCACCGACTTCTCGGGCGCGGGGGTGAAGAAAGAAGATGTTCCCGAAGTCGCCGGCAGGGAGACGGTGAGGAAGGTCTGGGACTTCGACGAGATGGCCGACATCTTCGGCATGGTCAAGTTCCGCATCAACTTCGGCCGCAAAGACAAAGCGACCAGCGCTGACCTCTCCGATCTCATCACCCGACTGGCCAGGATAAGCGACATGGCCGTGGGACACATCGATCTGGGCGAGTCCGAAAGCATAGTGGAAGTTCACCGGGATGTGGCCCTGAGGACCATGAGCGCCATGCGTGGGGCTCAGTCCAAGGGGAAGAAGATCACCTTCGAGCCGTTGCAGAAGAGGTAGGCTCTCTAGCGGTAGAGCGTGTATTTGTCAAGGAGCTGGCAGAGATAATCCGAGACATCCTTTCCGTATCCTCCCCGGGTTTCCACCTCGCGCACGTAATCCTTGGCCTCATTGATAGAGACCCGGGAGGCTTTGGCGATCATATTGGCGATGACCGAGGACGCCAATGCCTCGTCCACCTTCGATTCGGCCAGGACCTCGCGGACATCGTACTTGAAAACACCTTCCCGCCTAAGATTCAACATCGCGGTCCTGGTCCGCGTGGTTGGTTTCCTTTCGGTCTCAAATCTTCGTCCAGTGCGTCGACGGTACCTACTCAAGAGGATCGAATACTCCCGGGGTATTCACCCCGAATGATATATTTAAACATTTTGGGTGAAATCATCTCTCCAGGCGCATTCCTGGGTCTGAAAGCATCCTTTCTGCAATTGGACTATGAATGATTGGGTCATCTTGTATCATTCACGCGCTCGGAATGGGCGCTCACTCGGCCGTCACATCCA
This portion of the Methanomassiliicoccales archaeon genome encodes:
- the nikR gene encoding nickel-responsive transcriptional regulator NikR — encoded protein: MDNVTRIGVSLEPELLKSFDALIENMGYEARSEAIRDLIREALTKEKIKDPECPGVGTITLVYEHHRGGVRERLMDIQHQHHQVISSSIHVHLDLDRCLEVLVVKGTVGHLQALADELGAVKGVLHGNPVIMAEGVLEEAEGQEH
- a CDS encoding bifunctional folylpolyglutamate synthase/dihydrofolate synthase produces the protein MDYQDALGWLFGLETMGIKLGLQNITELLHRMGDPQEQFRSVHVAGSNGKGSVSAMTESILRHQGFRAGLYTSPHLVDFRERIQINGMVIPETTLCRLVEEARGHVEDMSLVSKESHPTFFEVTTALAFSHFAENGVEVAAVEVGMGGRLDATNVISPDCTIITRISLEHTKYLGTSLAQIAGEKAGIIKTAVPVITAESSESEAFPVIVEVAKEKGCPVRVVGRDIQWRLIDSSLQGTLIRIDDLGEVRLPLLGSFQGVNAAMAYGAARELNRRGLEIEDDAIVRGLSNVRWPGRLEIVGTMPYVIFDVSHTPEGARVVAEDIDRLFGQKVVLVLGVLDDKDLEGIARHFGRISKSAIATAPATRRAYPAERVAESLRGHVPKVVVERSVVEALRKGLAKASVDDVLLVTGSLYTVGEAKAWWDLREAR
- a CDS encoding asparagine synthase-related protein, with protein sequence MYAPKHTSHMGRADELLTALREATAELCVDRQMGVLFSGGIDSTLVAALAAERVPVRLYTIGLPGAHDLQVAEETASRLGLEWRSLVLQDREVIDSLLPLSRIIGKISPLPLSFEMPLYLVCQRGEDKAYLSGQGADELFGGYMRYLSLPEDMLRISMRRDLEELLGNGASMERSIAQRFGRSIGHPYLSRKVVAIASNLPLTDCVRQGARKAILRDVAALLGLDFLVDREKKAAQYGSGVMKVMKAEARRRGVLLGDLVADISARGERVKGEGILP
- a CDS encoding CoA-binding protein, translating into MDLNALLHPQTVAVVGASDAAGKVGNIITKNLMESGVKVFPVNPGEREVLGLRCFPNIRDVPEHVNIVVLAISAKYVITAIRECISVGVDFIIPVAGGFSEIGESGKEIQRQMSEEVRGTTTRILGPNTVGVLVPGSVDTFFIPKERSPRPRPGVISLVSQSGSVLIGVYERAELEGVSIRACVGLGNKADLMENDLLRHLGNDEGTKCIALYLESFEDGREFIKLARSVAIKKPIVAAKVGTTPRGARAALSHTGALASGSDALIGGVLRQCGVIRAKDEVEMLDASKALAYLKPMGGDRVAVVGSAGGFGVIATDYVASESIGFGMHMAELSEETRERIRRISPYFASVENPVDLTGAVTDLMFDHVLEIVNEDVGVDGILLFLQFEPPGMTFALADIIVKWARQGKKPMTVCCVGGSFPLPFMRRLDGEGIPTYSTIRRAGFGLRCLFDRGTFLQRVGAWQETG
- a CDS encoding endonuclease III; this translates as MKPVREIMEGVREVCPDGVFPGRDGDQVADWEVDPFHVLISTVLSQRTKDQNTFHASARLFAEYDTSATLAAAPLRHLQDLIRPAGFPQVKARAIKEIARIIVEEKGGEVPSDLEELVSLPMVGRKTANCVRSYAFHIPAICVDTHVHRISNRIGLVRTKDPESTEMELMNVVPKELWIDVNSLLVRFGQKICLPRNPRCGLCPLTSWCDYYAQLQKGRPMIRSGRKRPRK
- a CDS encoding DNA topoisomerase I produces the protein MRKLVISEKGNAAARIAYILSRGATRSTRLNGVQVFDFSLGDDQYSVVGLRGHVLELDYPHEMNNWERIPPKELVYATPEKRVTARNIVSALQTLSKECDQVIIATDFDREGELIGLETVEFLDVDLSKIKRSRFSALTRGEIDAAFANLTEPDERLAEAAECRQIIDLAWGAALTRFISITSGQVGSNFLSVGRVQSPTLSLIVDRHNEIVSFVPKPYWNVTSKMRKGSEFTASHQSNPFWSEEAASRVLSDCSVAKEGEVKEFESTVRDEYPPAPFNTTTMLAEAVRMGMSASLAMKIAEDLYIAGYISYPRTDNTVYPRSLNLLTVLEKLRESDFKAEAEEVLAQESIRPSKGKVETTDHPPIYPTEGATKKDLKGEKWRLYELIVRRFLATVAPSCRAEHRLATIMVIEQPFQAKGYKVLSPGWRSFYPYARVTEIELPLMQTGDKVEVLGVDGSRLETQPPRRYTQGTLIQEMEKLGLGTKSTRHEIVQKLYDRKYAIGNDLVPTLSGIAVANALEKHARTITDSKMTAHLEQDMEEIASGKAFLAEVVKESQDMLSDVLDVMDKHRQQIGDEIRGALLEQSYIGVCPACGGELRVKRSRKGEFIACSNYPDCKQAYPKPKGAKVEPTGQLCEVCKTPTVKVIRRGTPPINQCLNMDCESNKQSTAMGVCPQCGSNLRLLYSRAGKRFLGCSAYPKCTRTYPLPQFGQIKFTGEKCEACGAPMMMTSHRGRPWRFCVNMECPKREKKATKAKQEEKKPKVAAKGKTKVAKTKKKIKGTDKKQTRSKKKGVKV